The following coding sequences lie in one Aquabacterium olei genomic window:
- a CDS encoding glutathione S-transferase N-terminal domain-containing protein, with product MKLIGSLTSPFVRKVRIVLAEKKLDYKFVLEDVWAPDTTIADANPLGKVPCLVMEGGEAIFDSRVIVEYVDTLSPVGKLIPLSGRERVEVRTWEALADGLLDAAVLARMEQTWNGRTDAQRSAAWIDRQLLKVRQSVRAMSQGLGERPWCAGNHHSLADIAVGCALGYLDFRFPEIEWRADHPNLGKLYDKLSQRPAFIDTAPPQA from the coding sequence ATGAAACTGATCGGATCCCTGACCAGCCCCTTCGTCCGCAAGGTGCGCATCGTGCTGGCCGAGAAGAAGCTCGACTACAAGTTCGTGCTGGAAGACGTGTGGGCACCGGACACCACCATCGCGGACGCCAACCCGCTGGGCAAGGTTCCGTGCCTCGTGATGGAAGGCGGCGAAGCCATCTTCGACTCGCGCGTGATCGTCGAATACGTGGACACACTGTCGCCGGTCGGCAAGCTGATCCCCTTGAGCGGCCGCGAGCGCGTCGAGGTGCGCACATGGGAAGCGCTGGCCGACGGCCTGCTGGACGCCGCCGTGCTGGCGCGCATGGAGCAGACCTGGAACGGCCGCACCGACGCCCAGCGCAGCGCCGCATGGATCGACCGGCAGCTGCTGAAGGTGCGCCAGAGCGTGCGCGCCATGAGCCAGGGCCTGGGCGAGCGGCCCTGGTGTGCAGGCAACCACCACAGCCTGGCCGACATCGCCGTTGGCTGTGCGCTGGGCTACCTCGATTTCCGCTTCCCCGAGATCGAATGGCGCGCCGACCACCCCAACCTCGGCAAGCTGTACGACAAGCTCTCGCAGCGCCCCGCCTTCATCGACACGGCGCCGCCCCAGGCCTGA
- a CDS encoding alpha/beta hydrolase: protein MAAAFLIPGAARAAAPGAVVESLSLRCGTTTCDAEIQRPAGVSRPPVIIMAHGFGALRDWGLSPFADRFVQAGFAVVRFDYRGFGRSGGQPRRVVDGPAHVDDWVSVIDAVAARQDVDGARLGIWGSSYSGGQVLVAASRRPQVVKAVSSQVPFVHGLSSALRYPLRHQPAAMWMAIRDALRGDGEAPVYMPIISADGGTAALICDECVAGYSRLVPKGQEGENKVAARFLFSLPFFYPIDSAPQVQAPTLVIAAAQDGLIPVQKVRDTAKALPRGEYVELAGAHHFSPYSGPVFEQVVARQTAFFRQHLAR, encoded by the coding sequence ATGGCGGCCGCCTTCCTGATTCCCGGTGCAGCCCGCGCCGCGGCACCTGGGGCCGTCGTCGAGTCGCTCAGCCTGCGCTGTGGCACGACCACGTGCGACGCCGAGATCCAGCGCCCGGCAGGGGTGTCGCGCCCGCCGGTGATCATCATGGCGCACGGCTTCGGTGCCCTGCGCGACTGGGGTCTCAGCCCGTTTGCCGATCGGTTCGTGCAGGCCGGCTTTGCCGTCGTCCGCTTCGACTACCGGGGCTTCGGGCGCAGCGGCGGGCAGCCGCGTCGGGTGGTTGACGGGCCGGCCCACGTCGACGACTGGGTGTCCGTGATCGACGCCGTGGCGGCCCGCCAGGACGTGGATGGCGCGCGCCTGGGAATCTGGGGCTCGTCCTACAGCGGCGGCCAGGTGCTGGTGGCGGCATCGCGCCGGCCGCAGGTCGTCAAGGCGGTCAGCTCGCAGGTTCCGTTCGTGCACGGCCTGTCCAGCGCCTTGCGCTATCCGCTCAGACACCAGCCCGCGGCGATGTGGATGGCGATCCGCGATGCGCTGCGTGGCGACGGAGAGGCGCCGGTCTACATGCCGATCATTTCGGCAGACGGGGGCACGGCGGCCCTGATCTGCGATGAGTGCGTCGCGGGCTACAGCAGGCTGGTGCCCAAGGGACAGGAGGGCGAGAACAAGGTGGCCGCGCGCTTCCTCTTCAGCCTGCCCTTCTTCTATCCGATCGACAGTGCGCCCCAGGTGCAGGCGCCCACGCTCGTGATCGCCGCAGCACAAGACGGGCTCATTCCCGTGCAGAAGGTGCGTGACACAGCCAAGGCCCTGCCGCGCGGTGAATACGTCGAACTGGCCGGCGCGCACCATTTTTCGCCGTACAGCGGGCCGGTCTTCGAGCAGGTCGTGGCACGCCAGACCGCGTTCTTCCGCCAGCATCTGGCGCGCTGA
- a CDS encoding TetR/AcrR family transcriptional regulator: protein MSQTLFHAPLMSMPTSADPESLGTTTATPPTPDHRSRLMTAMGTTLVHKPYGEITIADVVAEARVSKRTFYEQFASKDECLLALCELLSERTLAVMSEGFDPDKDWMAQLNWVIEAYLGNIQKQPALIRTLCVELLNLGTPGLAVRRAILQRFVNFLIRQVELSRQHEPGRLPLSHNLAMAVVGGVNELILEAIEQGRGDRLLDLAPEVEAFVKAVLDALEPHARSAHGLR, encoded by the coding sequence ATGTCTCAGACCCTTTTTCATGCCCCGCTGATGTCGATGCCCACCTCGGCCGATCCCGAGTCCCTCGGCACCACGACGGCGACGCCCCCCACGCCCGACCATCGCAGCCGCCTGATGACGGCCATGGGCACCACCCTCGTCCACAAGCCCTACGGCGAGATCACGATCGCCGACGTCGTGGCCGAAGCACGGGTGTCGAAGCGGACCTTCTACGAACAGTTCGCCAGCAAGGACGAGTGCCTCCTGGCCTTGTGCGAGTTGCTGAGCGAGCGCACGCTGGCCGTGATGTCCGAAGGATTCGACCCGGACAAGGACTGGATGGCGCAGCTCAACTGGGTGATCGAGGCCTACCTCGGCAACATCCAGAAGCAGCCCGCGCTGATCCGCACGCTGTGCGTGGAACTGCTCAACCTGGGTACCCCGGGCCTGGCCGTGCGCCGCGCGATCCTGCAGCGCTTCGTGAACTTCCTGATCCGTCAGGTCGAGCTCTCGCGCCAGCACGAGCCGGGGCGCCTGCCGCTGTCGCACAACCTCGCCATGGCGGTGGTCGGTGGCGTCAACGAACTGATCCTGGAAGCGATCGAACAAGGCCGTGGCGACCGCCTGCTCGACCTGGCCCCCGAGGTGGAAGCCTTCGTGAAGGCCGTGCTCGACGCGCTCGAGCCGCACGCACGCTCGGCGCACGGCCTGCGCTGA
- the uvrA gene encoding excinuclease ABC subunit UvrA, with the protein MSRSVPPIDPTAVVPAAQAAAASLPVAPRLRGEHPTLQIRGARTHNLKNIDLDLPRHELVVITGLSGSGKSSLAFDTLYAEGQRRYVESLSAYARQFLQLMDKPDVDVIEGLSPAISIEQKATSHNPRSTVGTVTEIHDYLRLLYARAGTPFCPEHGEPLQAQSVSQMVDAVLALPEDTKLMILAPVVRDRKGEHAELFADMQAQGYVRFRINGQITEAVDLKPLVKNEKHDIDVVVDRVKVRGDMAQRLAESFETALRLAEGRALALEMDTDKVHLFSAKFACPVCSYSLSELEPRLFSFNSPQGACPTCDGLGHVIAFDPHRVVAFPSLSIGSGAVKGWDRRNPYTYSLIESVGRHYDVDIEQPFEELPAHIQHVLLYGSGTDEIEFTYEADGPSGKKRKVKRAHAFEGIIPNFERRFKETDSAAVREELARYQQPKACPECDGTRLRREARHVKLLDAQTGDRKAIYEIGHATLAEAHRYFEGLQLQGAKAEIAAKVVNEIRSRLRFLNDVGLNYLSLDRSADTLSGGEAQRIRLASQIGSGLTGVMYVLDEPSIGLHQRDNDRLIGTLQHLRDLGNSVIVVEHDEDMIRAADHVVDMGPGAGVHGGRVMAQGKPEEIAANAESLTGQYLARVLGIPVPAERRPFTDETPRLRVVNARGHNLKGVTVEVPVGLLTCVTGVSGSGKSTLVNDTLYAAVAKKLYQSHAEPEPHDEIEGLELFDKVINVDQSPIGRTPRSNPATYTGLFTPIRELLADVPTARERGYNAGRFSFNVAGGRCEACQGDGVLKVEMHFLPDVYVPCDVCQGKRYNRETLEVLYKGKNIHEILGLTVEDALEFFSAVPAIARKLQTLMDVGLGYIRLGQSATTLSGGEAQRVKLALELSKRDTGRTLYILDEPTTGLHFHDIALLLKVLHQLRDAGNTIVIIEHNLDVIKTADWLIDMGPEGGSGGGELLVAGTPEAVAAHTGSHTGRYLAPLLSCNRMS; encoded by the coding sequence ATGTCCCGTTCCGTGCCCCCGATCGATCCCACCGCCGTGGTGCCTGCCGCCCAGGCGGCCGCTGCGTCCTTGCCTGTTGCCCCGCGCCTGCGCGGCGAGCACCCCACCCTCCAGATCCGCGGGGCGCGCACGCACAACCTCAAGAACATCGACCTGGACCTGCCGCGGCATGAACTGGTGGTCATCACCGGCCTGTCGGGCTCGGGCAAGTCCAGCCTGGCGTTCGACACGCTGTACGCCGAGGGCCAGCGCCGCTATGTGGAGAGCCTGAGCGCCTACGCGCGCCAGTTCCTGCAGCTGATGGACAAGCCCGATGTCGACGTGATCGAGGGGCTGTCGCCCGCGATCAGCATCGAGCAGAAGGCCACCAGCCACAACCCGCGCTCGACCGTGGGCACGGTCACGGAGATCCACGACTACCTGCGCCTGCTGTACGCCCGTGCTGGCACGCCGTTCTGCCCCGAGCATGGCGAGCCCCTGCAGGCTCAGAGCGTGAGCCAGATGGTCGACGCCGTGCTGGCGCTGCCGGAGGACACCAAGCTGATGATCCTCGCGCCCGTGGTGCGCGACCGGAAGGGCGAGCACGCCGAGCTGTTTGCCGACATGCAGGCGCAAGGCTATGTGCGCTTCCGCATCAACGGGCAGATCACCGAGGCGGTCGATCTGAAGCCGCTGGTGAAGAACGAGAAGCACGACATCGACGTGGTGGTCGACCGCGTGAAGGTGCGCGGCGACATGGCACAGCGCCTGGCCGAGAGCTTCGAGACGGCCCTGCGTCTGGCAGAAGGCCGCGCGCTGGCGCTCGAGATGGACACGGACAAGGTACACCTTTTCTCCGCCAAGTTCGCCTGCCCCGTGTGCAGCTACTCGCTGTCGGAGCTGGAGCCGCGGCTGTTCTCGTTCAACTCGCCACAGGGCGCCTGCCCGACCTGCGATGGGCTGGGTCATGTCATCGCCTTCGATCCGCACCGTGTGGTGGCGTTTCCGTCGCTGAGCATCGGCAGCGGGGCCGTCAAGGGATGGGATCGCCGCAACCCCTACACCTACAGCCTCATCGAGAGCGTCGGTCGGCACTACGACGTCGACATCGAGCAGCCGTTCGAGGAGCTGCCCGCGCACATCCAGCACGTGCTGCTGTACGGTTCCGGTACCGACGAAATCGAGTTCACTTACGAGGCGGACGGCCCGAGCGGCAAGAAACGCAAGGTCAAACGTGCGCACGCATTCGAGGGCATCATCCCGAACTTCGAGCGCCGCTTCAAGGAGACGGATTCGGCCGCCGTGCGGGAAGAACTGGCCCGCTATCAGCAGCCCAAGGCCTGCCCCGAGTGCGATGGCACGCGCCTGCGCCGCGAGGCCCGCCATGTGAAGCTGCTCGACGCCCAGACCGGTGACCGCAAGGCCATTTACGAGATCGGCCACGCCACGCTGGCCGAGGCGCATCGCTACTTCGAAGGACTGCAGCTGCAGGGCGCCAAGGCCGAGATCGCGGCCAAGGTCGTCAACGAGATCCGCTCGCGCCTGCGCTTCCTCAACGACGTGGGCCTGAACTACCTGAGTCTCGACCGCAGCGCCGACACGCTGTCGGGCGGCGAGGCACAGCGCATCCGTCTTGCCTCGCAAATCGGCTCGGGTCTGACTGGCGTGATGTACGTGCTCGACGAGCCCAGCATCGGCCTGCACCAGCGCGACAACGACCGCCTGATCGGCACGCTGCAGCACCTGCGCGATCTGGGCAACAGCGTCATCGTGGTCGAGCACGACGAGGACATGATCCGCGCCGCCGACCACGTGGTCGACATGGGGCCGGGCGCGGGCGTGCACGGTGGCCGCGTGATGGCGCAAGGCAAGCCCGAAGAGATCGCGGCGAATGCCGAGAGCCTGACCGGACAGTATCTGGCGCGGGTGCTGGGCATCCCCGTTCCGGCCGAGCGTCGTCCTTTCACCGACGAGACGCCGCGCCTGCGCGTGGTCAACGCACGGGGGCACAACCTCAAGGGCGTCACCGTCGAGGTGCCGGTGGGGCTGCTCACGTGCGTTACCGGCGTGTCGGGCTCGGGCAAGTCCACGCTGGTGAACGACACCCTGTATGCGGCGGTGGCCAAGAAGCTCTATCAGAGCCACGCCGAGCCCGAGCCGCATGACGAGATCGAAGGGCTGGAGCTGTTCGACAAGGTCATCAACGTCGACCAGTCACCGATCGGGCGCACGCCGCGCTCCAACCCGGCCACCTACACCGGCCTGTTCACGCCCATCCGCGAACTGCTGGCCGACGTGCCGACCGCGCGCGAGCGGGGCTACAACGCCGGGCGCTTCAGCTTCAACGTGGCCGGTGGCCGCTGCGAAGCCTGCCAGGGTGATGGCGTGCTCAAGGTCGAGATGCACTTCCTGCCCGATGTGTACGTGCCGTGCGACGTGTGCCAGGGCAAGCGCTACAACCGCGAGACGCTCGAGGTGCTCTACAAGGGCAAGAACATCCACGAGATCCTGGGGCTGACGGTCGAGGATGCGCTGGAGTTCTTCAGCGCGGTGCCGGCGATTGCCCGCAAGCTGCAGACGCTGATGGACGTGGGCCTGGGCTACATCCGCCTGGGGCAGAGCGCGACCACGCTGTCGGGCGGCGAGGCCCAGCGCGTCAAGCTGGCGCTGGAGCTCAGCAAGCGCGACACCGGCCGCACGCTCTACATCCTCGACGAGCCCACCACGGGCCTGCACTTCCACGACATCGCGCTGCTGCTCAAGGTGCTGCACCAACTGCGCGATGCGGGCAACACCATCGTCATCATCGAGCACAACCTCGACGTCATCAAGACGGCGGACTGGCTGATCGACATGGGGCCCGAAGGTGGATCGGGGGGCGGTGAGCTGCTGGTGGCGGGCACGCCCGAGGCGGTGGCCGCACATACGGGTAGCCACACGGGGCGGTATCTGGCGCCATTGCTGTCCTGCAATCGGATGAGCTGA
- a CDS encoding fumarylacetoacetate hydrolase family protein → MHLCTFEQDGQARVGLVRGSDLIDLSAAVGDALSTHQPMIDLITRWADLKDRVAALADAPADAAVDAVHLLAPVPRPGKALAIGLNYLEHVQENIIGESRTVPAHQVWFPKLPSAVNGPFDPIVLPRVSQMTDYEGELVAIIGQRCRHVPRERAHEVVFGYCVGNDVSVRDYQKRTTQWTLGKSFDTHAPFGPWITTADEVGDPHQLALSCWVNGERRQHSHTSLMIHDIWAQIAQLTEVMTLEPGDVIFTGTCSGVGAAFDPPKFLKDGDTVRVEIERLGAIVARCVAEAPAD, encoded by the coding sequence ATGCACCTGTGTACCTTTGAACAAGATGGCCAGGCCCGTGTCGGCCTGGTCCGCGGCAGCGACCTCATCGACCTGAGCGCGGCCGTGGGCGATGCCTTGTCGACCCACCAGCCGATGATCGACCTGATCACCCGCTGGGCCGACCTGAAGGACCGCGTGGCCGCGCTGGCCGACGCCCCTGCCGATGCCGCCGTTGATGCGGTGCACCTGCTGGCGCCCGTGCCGCGGCCCGGCAAAGCCCTGGCCATCGGGCTGAACTACCTCGAGCACGTCCAGGAAAACATCATCGGCGAGAGCCGCACGGTGCCGGCGCACCAGGTGTGGTTTCCCAAGCTGCCGTCGGCCGTCAACGGCCCGTTCGATCCCATCGTGCTGCCCCGCGTCTCGCAGATGACGGACTACGAAGGCGAGCTGGTGGCGATCATCGGGCAGCGCTGCCGGCATGTGCCGCGCGAACGCGCGCACGAGGTGGTGTTCGGCTACTGCGTGGGCAACGACGTGTCCGTGCGCGACTACCAGAAGCGCACCACGCAGTGGACGCTGGGCAAGTCCTTCGACACGCACGCGCCCTTCGGGCCGTGGATCACGACCGCCGACGAGGTGGGCGACCCGCATCAGCTGGCGCTGAGTTGCTGGGTCAATGGCGAGCGCCGCCAGCACAGCCACACCAGCCTGATGATCCACGACATCTGGGCGCAGATCGCGCAACTTACCGAGGTGATGACGCTGGAGCCCGGCGATGTGATTTTCACGGGCACCTGCAGCGGCGTGGGCGCAGCCTTCGATCCGCCGAAGTTCCTGAAGGACGGGGACACCGTGCGGGTCGAGATCGAGCGCCTGGGGGCCATCGTGGCCCGCTGCGTGGCCGAAGCCCCGGCTGACTGA
- the purB gene encoding adenylosuccinate lyase → MNLSALSALSPLDGRYASKVAALRPLLSEFGLMHRRVQVEIEWFIALSDAGLPEFAPLSEAARGYLRGLVARFCEADAQAIKDIEKTTNHDVKAVEYWIKQRFANHPELEKAGEFVHFACTSEDINNTSHGLMLKAAREQVILPTIDALIGTLSGMAHQFAEIPMLSRTHGQTASPTTVGKEVANVVARLANARERIAEVKLLAKMNGAVGNYNAHLSAYPEKDWEAFSQSVIENQLGLTFNPYTIQIEPHDYMAELFDAVTRTNTILIDWSRDVWGYISLGYFKQKTKAGEIGSSTMPHKVNPIDFENAEGNLGLANAVLTHLSQKLPISRWQRDLTDSTVLRNMGVALGYALLAYDSLARGLGKLEVNPEALATDLDSSWEVLAEPIQTVMRRYALPNPYERLKELTRGKAITRESIQAFIGTLELPEEEKARLMEMTPGNYIGKAVELAQRIGK, encoded by the coding sequence ATGAACCTGTCTGCCCTTTCCGCCCTGTCGCCGCTGGACGGCCGTTATGCGTCCAAGGTGGCCGCACTGCGCCCGTTGCTGTCCGAGTTCGGTCTGATGCACCGCCGCGTGCAGGTCGAAATCGAGTGGTTCATTGCCCTGTCGGACGCCGGCCTGCCCGAGTTCGCGCCGCTGTCCGAAGCCGCACGGGGCTACCTGCGTGGCCTGGTGGCGCGCTTCTGCGAGGCCGATGCCCAGGCCATCAAGGACATCGAGAAGACGACCAACCACGACGTCAAGGCGGTCGAGTACTGGATCAAGCAGCGCTTTGCCAACCACCCCGAGCTGGAAAAGGCCGGTGAGTTCGTGCACTTCGCCTGCACCTCGGAAGACATCAACAACACCAGCCACGGCCTGATGCTCAAGGCCGCACGCGAGCAGGTGATCCTGCCGACGATCGACGCCCTGATCGGCACCCTGAGCGGCATGGCGCACCAGTTCGCCGAGATCCCGATGCTGAGCCGCACCCACGGCCAGACGGCTTCCCCCACCACCGTGGGCAAGGAAGTCGCCAACGTGGTCGCCCGCCTGGCCAACGCCCGCGAGCGCATCGCCGAGGTCAAGCTGCTGGCCAAGATGAACGGCGCCGTCGGCAACTACAACGCCCACCTGTCGGCCTACCCCGAGAAGGACTGGGAGGCTTTCAGCCAGTCGGTCATCGAGAACCAGCTGGGCCTGACCTTCAACCCCTACACGATCCAGATCGAGCCGCACGACTACATGGCCGAGCTGTTCGATGCGGTCACGCGCACGAACACCATCTTGATCGACTGGTCGCGCGACGTGTGGGGCTACATCAGCCTGGGTTACTTCAAGCAGAAGACCAAGGCCGGCGAAATCGGTTCGTCGACCATGCCGCACAAGGTCAACCCGATCGACTTCGAGAACGCCGAAGGCAACCTGGGCCTGGCCAACGCCGTGCTGACGCACCTGAGCCAGAAGCTGCCGATCAGCCGCTGGCAGCGTGACCTGACCGACTCGACCGTGCTGCGCAACATGGGCGTGGCCCTGGGCTATGCCCTGCTGGCCTACGACAGCCTGGCACGCGGCCTGGGCAAGCTGGAAGTCAACCCCGAGGCGTTGGCAACCGATCTGGACAGCTCGTGGGAGGTGCTGGCCGAGCCCATCCAGACGGTGATGCGCCGCTATGCGCTGCCCAACCCGTACGAGCGCCTGAAGGAGCTGACCCGCGGCAAGGCCATCACGCGCGAGTCCATCCAGGCCTTCATCGGCACGCTGGAGCTGCCGGAAGAGGAAAAGGCCCGCCTGATGGAGATGACCCCGGGCAACTACATCGGCAAGGCCGTCGAGCTGGCCCAGCGCATCGGCAAGTAA
- the pyrF gene encoding orotidine-5'-phosphate decarboxylase, with amino-acid sequence MIFTEQLLRVQQQHQSLLCVGLDPEPSKFPGAWKGQPDRIYDFCAAIVDATKDLVCAFKPQIAYFAAHRAEDQLERLMAHMRRVAPSVPVILDAKRGDIGSTAEQYAHEAFSRYQADAVTLSPFMGFDTMEPFLKHPGKGVILLCRTSNPGGSDLQNLRLADIEGQPRVYEHIAKQAQGPWNTNGQIGLVVGATFPEEIARVRELAPTVPLLIPGVGAQGGDAAATVKAGLKTDASGAVTGTIIVNSSRAVLYASSGDDFASAARRVAMQTRDTLNAAR; translated from the coding sequence ATGATCTTCACCGAACAGCTGCTGCGCGTGCAGCAACAGCACCAGTCGCTGCTGTGCGTGGGCCTGGACCCGGAGCCGTCGAAGTTTCCCGGTGCATGGAAGGGCCAGCCCGACCGCATCTACGACTTCTGCGCGGCCATCGTGGACGCCACCAAGGACCTGGTCTGCGCCTTCAAGCCGCAGATCGCGTACTTTGCGGCCCACCGCGCCGAAGACCAGCTCGAGCGCCTGATGGCCCACATGCGCCGCGTGGCGCCGAGCGTGCCCGTCATCCTCGATGCCAAGCGCGGTGACATCGGCTCGACCGCCGAGCAGTACGCGCACGAGGCTTTCTCGCGCTACCAGGCCGACGCCGTGACGCTGTCGCCCTTCATGGGCTTCGACACGATGGAGCCCTTCCTGAAGCACCCGGGCAAGGGCGTGATCCTGCTGTGCCGCACCTCCAACCCGGGCGGCTCGGACCTGCAGAACCTGCGTCTGGCCGACATCGAAGGCCAGCCCCGCGTGTACGAGCACATTGCGAAGCAGGCGCAGGGCCCGTGGAACACCAACGGCCAGATCGGCCTGGTGGTGGGCGCCACCTTCCCGGAAGAGATTGCTCGCGTGCGTGAACTGGCGCCGACCGTGCCGCTGCTGATTCCCGGCGTGGGTGCGCAGGGCGGTGATGCGGCGGCCACCGTCAAGGCCGGCCTGAAGACCGATGCGAGCGGCGCCGTCACCGGCACCATCATCGTCAACAGCTCGCGCGCGGTGCTGTACGCCAGCAGCGGCGACGACTTTGCCAGCGCCGCCCGGCGTGTGGCGATGCAGACGCGCGACACGCTGAACGCCGCGCGCTGA
- a CDS encoding DUF898 family protein — protein MQYIARLVGGLRAHVMPLSSRAGVVDAVDTEPGPDTFTRARPIGGGSVTPSAWSTGQPTVPPATRPGAASAADALPRLPSGVIHTVPVRFEGHAREYAWLWWRCAALVLLTAGLALPCARAMTRRWLLRHTWVAGHALDLAAPARAACLRDLLGVGLVAGVVGALAGESTWAGAAAIALASAAAPVWLHLRLADDPGRLTWGGRRLVFKGTLAALYRAVGPALAGLGLLSAGALALASTQARVVWLIWGGLAAVTLAGLPAVWARWVAYRQQHLALGPLALTWRGGHTAFWSLGLRVLTWGALVLAGVAGVLCMGWALFVTWTPWQPGPAAHRVLLGSWLALSAALVWPFLQARLHHLAWNHTGCRHLRFRSTLAVGPYVRRCARHTLLTVLSVGLYRPWASVDAWRLRTEALAVRSRVDPGVLAAHWSPDARGAADGR, from the coding sequence ATGCAGTACATCGCCAGGCTGGTGGGGGGGCTGAGGGCCCACGTGATGCCGCTCAGCTCCCGCGCGGGGGTGGTCGACGCCGTGGACACCGAGCCCGGACCCGACACCTTCACGCGGGCACGCCCCATTGGTGGCGGCTCGGTCACGCCGTCGGCGTGGTCCACAGGCCAGCCCACCGTGCCGCCTGCCACGCGGCCCGGCGCCGCATCCGCTGCCGACGCGCTTCCGCGGCTTCCGTCGGGCGTCATCCACACCGTGCCTGTGCGCTTCGAGGGGCACGCCCGCGAGTACGCCTGGCTGTGGTGGCGGTGCGCCGCGCTTGTCCTGCTGACCGCCGGCCTCGCCCTGCCATGTGCCCGGGCCATGACCCGTCGCTGGCTGTTGCGCCACACCTGGGTGGCGGGCCACGCCCTGGATCTTGCTGCGCCCGCGCGAGCGGCCTGCCTGCGTGACCTGCTGGGCGTGGGGCTGGTGGCCGGTGTCGTGGGCGCGCTGGCCGGGGAGTCGACGTGGGCAGGGGCCGCAGCGATTGCGCTGGCCTCTGCTGCGGCCCCTGTGTGGCTGCACCTGCGGCTGGCCGATGACCCCGGTCGCCTGACCTGGGGTGGCCGGCGGCTCGTCTTCAAGGGCACGCTCGCCGCGCTGTACCGCGCCGTGGGCCCTGCGCTCGCGGGCCTCGGGTTGCTCTCGGCTGGCGCACTGGCGCTGGCCAGCACGCAGGCCCGTGTCGTCTGGCTGATATGGGGCGGCCTCGCTGCCGTGACGCTGGCCGGCTTGCCCGCCGTGTGGGCGCGCTGGGTGGCCTACCGGCAGCAGCATCTGGCGCTGGGGCCGCTGGCCCTGACTTGGCGGGGTGGGCACACCGCGTTCTGGTCGCTCGGCCTGCGCGTGCTGACCTGGGGCGCGCTGGTGCTGGCCGGCGTGGCGGGCGTGCTGTGCATGGGCTGGGCACTGTTCGTCACGTGGACGCCCTGGCAGCCCGGGCCCGCCGCGCACCGCGTGCTGCTCGGATCCTGGCTGGCCTTGTCTGCCGCGCTGGTGTGGCCCTTCCTGCAGGCGCGCTTGCACCACCTCGCGTGGAACCACACCGGCTGCCGCCATCTGCGATTCCGCAGCACGCTGGCGGTGGGGCCCTACGTGCGCCGCTGCGCGCGGCACACACTGCTCACGGTGCTGTCGGTGGGCCTGTACCGCCCCTGGGCCTCGGTCGATGCCTGGCGGCTGCGCACCGAAGCGCTGGCCGTGCGATCGCGGGTCGATCCCGGGGTGCTGGCCGCGCACTGGTCACCCGATGCGCGCGGCGCGGCCGACGGACGGTAA